Part of the Catalinimonas alkaloidigena genome is shown below.
ACGAGAGCCACGTTCTTGAGAGATGCTTTACAAAGGGAACTTCTCTATGCTTATCTTCCTTAAACATCAGTATTCTTTTATCATCAATATTTCTAATACGCTCAAATTTATAGCGATATTATGACTGTTTTTGTAAATGAAGAGCCTCTGCGTTTATTCAGAGGGGCTAATGTGGGTGATGCGATCATGAAGTATTCAGAGTCAATTTTTCGTGACATTCTATCCAGAAGAAAAGTGGTGACCAACGCCACCGGCAAGGCTTTGCCACTACAGGGCGATGTGCATGATGGTGACCGTTTTGTGGTAACCTCTTCACAGTGACCATTTCATGGCGACCATAAATAATTAAGCTTTTGGAAATCTAGACTTTGAATGTAATGCTGGGCAAAAAAACCGAGTGGCTGATTCGTATATCTGGTAGTGCTTTGCTATTTCTTGCTTTTTATAAACTGTACACTCGTCCGCTTACCCATAGTTATCACGAAGCTTTTCTTTTCCTGCACTTACAGCTTGTACTCTGGCTTATGCTGTTGCTGATTATGGCACTTGTCAGTAGTAGTTTCTCAAAGCGGAAAAACCAATGGGCTATAATTATTTTATCATTTCTATTATTAGCGCCTTATCCTTTTTTTCACCAGAGGTTTACAGCGCAGGCTGAGCAACACTTTTTTCAGCAGCGTTATACATATTTTGAGCAGATCAACCGGCAAACTTTAGATAAAACTACCGCTGCTGACGAAGAGAAATTATATAATCAGTTGGCTTCCATAGATGTGAGGAGCTATGAAAAAGGAGAAAACTACGTCGCTTATTGGGTAGACCGCATGCCTGAACAAAGGAATGGGTTTATTTTTTTGCTTGAGGGACAAATACCTGACAAACTCTTTGGATATCCGGTAAAGCAAACGAAACATATTGGAAAAAACTGGTTTAGTTTTTCCTCAGAATAGGCTCATATTTATACTAGCACCGATTTTGTTTCCTAATCAATAGCAAAATCTTTAATTTACCCCCACTTATGAGCCAAGCATTGAACGAACAGCTCTTATCTTCAGATACATAAGCATTTTATGGCTTATCTCTTAGGTTACTATCTCGGTGAGTCCTTCAGATTTCAATGCTTGCTCGGGAGTATAAATTTTATCTTTTCAAATTCATTTGAACAAAGCATGACGAAAAAAACCTACTTAGCACTCACTTTAGCGGCCAGCATGTTTGCCTGCCAGCAGCCTTCCAGCGACAGCACCTCAGAAAACGACAGCAGTAGCAATACTGAAGCGGTAAGCTCTTCTTCCGAAGAAGCTGAATTTCAACCAATCTTCAATGGTGAGAATCTTGATGGCTGGAAAATTCACGGTACCGAAAAGTGGTATGTAGAGGACGGGCAGATCATTTGTGAAAGTGGACCGGATGCAGCTTATGGCTACCTGGCAACTGAAAAATCTTACAAAGACTTTATCCTGGAACTGGAGTTCAGACAAGAGGCAGATGGTAATAGCGGTGTCTTCTTCCGCTCTTCACTGGATGGGACCAAAATCAGCGGCTGGCAGGTTGAAGTAGCTCCTCCCGGTAACGATACCGGAGGTATCTACGAATCATATGGTCGGGGTTGGCTGGAGCAGATTCCTGAGGAGAAAGAAGATATCCTGAATATGGGAGAATGGAACAAGATGCGTATTGAAGTCATCGGTGACAAAGTAAGTACCTACCTGAACGGAGAAGAAATGGTAGTACTGGAAGATGAAAAAATCGGAGATGCCAACGGTTCTATCGCATTACAAATCCATGATGGAGGTGGAATCAAAGTGAGGTGGAGAGATTTGCGAGTAAAAGAAATGTAGACACCAAACTTCTGAAGAACCAATGATTCTTCGGCTAACCTCTTATTGATCAACACCTTGAGCGATCACTTTGGGGTGTTGATCAAAACAAAGTCCTATAAAAAAAATAAATTTCAGAATATTATTCTTAACATTTACACTCTACTCATTTTAAGTTGTATTCTGATTCTTTTTATTCTATGCCACTTTATCAAAAAAAAGTAGCTAATTTTGCAATTCACTCAATCTAATCGAACAGAAAAATGGACCAAGCTACTGCACTTGAAAAGCAATTTGAGAAAATTCCTACAAGTATTTTTGAGGATTCTGAAACTGCATCTAAAGAAATTGCCAAGACCATACGGGACCTGATTGTTGAAAGACAACAGCAAGGCAAAAAAGCTGTTCTGGGTTTGGCTACCGGTTCTTCTCCTACCCGAGTATACGAAGAACTGGTTAGGATGCATCAGGAAGAAGGACTGAGCTTCAAAAATGTGATCACCTATAACCTTGATGAGTACTATCCTATTGAGCCCGACAAGCTGCAAAGCTATGTGCGCTTCATGAAAGAGTATCTCTTTGATCATGTAGACATAGATCCTGAAAATTACAATATCCCCGACGGTACCGTACCCATCGAAAAAATCAGTGAGTACTGTGTAGCGTATGAGAACAGAATCAAAGAAGCAGGAGGTATTGACATCCAGCTTCTTGGTATTGGAGGTACCGGACACATTGGTTTCAATGAACCAGGTTCCAGAGAAATGTCCCGTACCCGCCTGATTACACTTGACAAAATTACCCGTACCGCAGCAGCAAGTGACTTCTTCGGAGAGGAATTTGTACCTCGCCGGGCGATCACTATGGGTGTACAGACCATTATGGAATCTCGTCAGATTATCCTGATGGCTTGGGGTGAAGGAAAAGCTTCTGTGATCCAAAAGGCTGTAGAAGGCCCTATCACTGACCAGATTCCTGCTACTTTCTTACAGGATCATGCCAATGCACAAGTGATTGTGGATGAAGCCGCCGCCGCTGAACTGACCCGTGCTAAAACACCCTGGCTGGTTGGGCCTTGTCATTGGGACCAGAAGCTTACCCGCAAAGCAGTGGTTTGGTTATGTGATAAAGTAGATAAGCCCGTCTTAAAGCTAACCCCTGAAGATTACAATGAGAATGGTATGAGTGACCTCATTGCTGATCATGGCCCTGCTTATGATATCAATATCCGTATTTTCAACGAACTACAGCATACCATCACAGGCTGGCCAGGAGGAAAACCCAATGCGGATGACAGCCAGCGGCCCGAAAGAGCGCAGCCTTTCCCCAAGCGAGTGTTGATTTTCAGTCCTCACCCTGACGATGATGTTATATCTATGGGAGGAACACTACTCCGCCTGGTAGATCAGGGTCATGATGTACATGTTGCTTACCAGACTTCTGGAAATATCGCGGTCTTTGATGATGACGCGCTCCGCTTTGCTGATTTTGCCAATGATTTCAAAGAAGTTTTTGATCTGAAAGACGACAAAATTGAGACTTTATTCGACGAAGTTTTTAAAGCTACTGAGAGCAAGCTTCCCGGTGAGGTAGATCCTCGCCCCGTACAGTTGATCAAAGGGTTGATTCGTCGTGGTGAGGCTAAAGCAGCCTGTCGCTATTGCGGTATCCAGGAAGAAAATTACTACTTCATGGATATGCCTTTCTACGAAACTGGAAAAGTACGCAAGAAGCCTTTGGGCGAAGATGATATCCAGATCACTGTAGACTTACTGAAAAAGGTGAAACCTCATCAGATTTATGCAGCAGGTGACCTTTCAGATCCTCATGGCACGCACCGTGTCTGTCTAAGCGCCATCATGCAGGCAGTTGACAGGTTAAAAGATGAGGAATGGATGAAAGACTGCTATGTATGGCTGTACCGCGGTGCATGGCAGGAGTGGGATATTGATCAGATTGAAATGGCAGTGCCTATCAGCCCGATAGAATTGATGAGAAAGCGTCGTGCGGTGTTCAAGCACCAGTCTCAGAAAGACCGTCCTTTGTTCCCTGGCTCAGACCCCAGAGAGTTTTGGCAGCGTGCTGAAGACCGTAATAAAGGTACCGCCGATGCTTATGATAAGCTGGGATTAGCCGAATATGAGGCCATGGAAGCTTTTGTAAGATATCACTTTTAATAAGACAGATCTATTTTAACAACGGAAGGGTAGCTGTTTGGCTGCCCTTTTTTATTTTTCATACAGTTCAAGAGGCAAATCATCCGGGTCGGCAAAGAAAGTAAAACGCTTCCCGCTTAGCTTATCCGTCCTGATTTCTTCACAGTTAATTCCTTGCTCTGCTAAAGCCTGCACTGCTACCTCCACATTATCCACCTCAAAGGCCAAATGTCTCAACCCTCTTGCTTCAGGCCGACTGGGACGTGCAGGAGGCTCAGGAAATGAGAACAGCTCTATTACATACTGTCCATGAAGTGCCAGGTCCAGTTTGTAAGATTGTCTTTCCTCCCGATGCACTTCTCTTACTATCTGAAATCCCAGTATCTCTGTATAAAAGCGCTTAGACTTATGATAGTCTGAGCAGATGATCGCAATATGATGTATACCTTTGAGTTGAAGCATGCGGCTAAAATAAAAAAAGGTAAAGCCTTTCGCTCAACGTATTAGTTGAACGCCAGACTTTACCTTGAATGATGATAAAATATTTTTTTATGCTGCCTTTTTGGTTTGTCCGATTTTTACCTCTTTACGCTTATTAAGGTGAATAACGCCCGTTTTATCAAGCAGCAAGATAACCAGATAAGTTGGATCTATCTCATGCCAGCGGAAGCCTCCAAAATTAGCTCTGGAGCCATGCTTGTGGTGATTATTGTGATAGCTCTCTCCCATCATCAGGAAGTCAACAGGCAGGAAATTCTTAGAAGTATCGCTTACTTTAAAGTTCACATAGCCATACTTATGAGCAAACCAGTTGATGATTGCCCCGTGGACCGGAGACATCAGGAACTGAATAGGAAGGAGTAACCATAACCACCAAACGGTAGCAAACTGCATATAAATCAGTACATAGATAGTACCCCAGAAGAGACGGGAAACCCATGAGCGAGCGAATTTGTCAAAGATATCCCAACGGGGGTACTCCTTTGGTAAATCTTTCTTCTACTTCAAGCTTACCATTACAGATTGACGAATAAATGGTTTTGGTCTTCCACATCATCCTCCAGATCGTTTCATCGTAAGTGGGTGAGTGTGGGTCTTCGGGAGTATCAGCGAAAGCATGGTGCATGCGGTGCATCACTCCGTAACCATAGGCGCTCAGGTAATTAGAGCCCTGAAAAATCCAGGTAAGCACGAAAAATATTTTTTCGGTGGTTTTAGACATGGTAAATGCTCTGTGCGCAGCATACCTGTGTAAAAAGAATGTCTGGAAGAATAATGATAAATACCAGTGGGCTACAAAGAAAGCAAGAATTACGTACATAAGTGTTAGTTAAATAAAGAGTATGTTTCTATACACCTTTCCCTTCAAAAGGGATGTCATTTTTAAAGACAAGTGAGAAAATGAGATGTGACAAAAAAAGAAAAGTTTTTTACTTCTTTTGAAGCGTAAACTTGTTCACCTCATGGCTGACCTGGTTCACAAATTCGGATAGCTGACCAAAGTTGCAGGCTTTTTTGAAGCTTTCCAGCAGTTGAAGAGGTTGGGTGTCTGTTGAAGATTTTTTTCTGTTTTCCTGTTGAAGTTTTTCTTTAGCTCTGGAAAAAAGCTGACGGCAATTTTCTTTTTTCTTACCGAAGATTTCCTGTAAATCTTCATATTCATAATCAAACACTTCACGAAGCAGATAAATTCCTTTTTCTACCGGCTCCAGTTTTTTGTGCACCAAAGCAAGGGCTTCAGAAAGTTCATTTTCCAGATCAAAACGAGGGAGTTCAAAATCACGATATTTTTCCAACAACTCACTGTTTTTCAGATTGCTGAAATATTCGCTCTTTTTCTTACGGAAAGAATTGAGGTGGTTAATACAATTATTGGTAACTGTACGGATCAGATAAGCTTTGGTGTTTTCTATCTTTTCCTGATCTATGGTAAGCCATTTCATAAAGGTATCCTGTACGATATCTTCAGCATCCTGTAAAGATCCTACCATGCGTAATGCAATAGCATACAGTAAAGGCTGATAAAGTGATATGGTTTGTGTTTGGCTCAATTCTCCTTAAACATAGTAAATTTAGTGCCAGAATATCAAAGGCAAAGTTAAATATTGAAAATTATCTGCAAATTTTTTTCAACAGACTTAATCCATAACCAAAACCTATTTTTCTGTATCTATCCAACCGTGATGTCCCTCACTTGTTCTGACAAAAAGCAGAGAATCATAATTAGCCAATACTTCTGTATTTCCGGCGATCCAATCTCCACGTACTGCCCCGCTTCCGTAAGGATTGTCAAAGTAAAATTTATCCTGTTCGCTCAGTTCAAGCTGTTGGGTGGGTTCATCCAAGGGCTCTATCAGGCTGTCATGAATAAACCCTTTTTGCTCATCAGGCAGAGCAACGCGATACCAGCGGTTACTTTTGCCTTCAATATTCAGCCATGTATACTGAGGAAAACGCCCGATTACTTCTGAGTCTGTTGTCGGTCCCTTTCGGATATTAGAAAGTGTGGCGCTGGTGCGTACGGCAATTCCTACTTCAGAAGGATCAGCTGCCAAAATTTGCTCCTCCTTGAGCAAAGCATGTACGAAGGGATAAGGATCTACTGCCCCTCTGCTTATTTTGTAGATACTAAAATGCAGGTGCGGAGGGGTAGTACGTGCATTGCCGGTATTGCCCACAAAGCCTAAAGTATCTCCTACGGATACCCGCTGCCCTGGCTTCACTGCCTGACTATCCAGGTGAGCATAATATAGCCTGAAGCGCTTTTCCAAACTGCTTAACCAGACGACTTTACCTCCCAAACCACTTTGCATTCTGTGCCCT
Proteins encoded:
- a CDS encoding 3-keto-disaccharide hydrolase yields the protein MTKKTYLALTLAASMFACQQPSSDSTSENDSSSNTEAVSSSSEEAEFQPIFNGENLDGWKIHGTEKWYVEDGQIICESGPDAAYGYLATEKSYKDFILELEFRQEADGNSGVFFRSSLDGTKISGWQVEVAPPGNDTGGIYESYGRGWLEQIPEEKEDILNMGEWNKMRIEVIGDKVSTYLNGEEMVVLEDEKIGDANGSIALQIHDGGGIKVRWRDLRVKEM
- the nagB gene encoding glucosamine-6-phosphate deaminase, which gives rise to MDQATALEKQFEKIPTSIFEDSETASKEIAKTIRDLIVERQQQGKKAVLGLATGSSPTRVYEELVRMHQEEGLSFKNVITYNLDEYYPIEPDKLQSYVRFMKEYLFDHVDIDPENYNIPDGTVPIEKISEYCVAYENRIKEAGGIDIQLLGIGGTGHIGFNEPGSREMSRTRLITLDKITRTAAASDFFGEEFVPRRAITMGVQTIMESRQIILMAWGEGKASVIQKAVEGPITDQIPATFLQDHANAQVIVDEAAAAELTRAKTPWLVGPCHWDQKLTRKAVVWLCDKVDKPVLKLTPEDYNENGMSDLIADHGPAYDINIRIFNELQHTITGWPGGKPNADDSQRPERAQPFPKRVLIFSPHPDDDVISMGGTLLRLVDQGHDVHVAYQTSGNIAVFDDDALRFADFANDFKEVFDLKDDKIETLFDEVFKATESKLPGEVDPRPVQLIKGLIRRGEAKAACRYCGIQEENYYFMDMPFYETGKVRKKPLGEDDIQITVDLLKKVKPHQIYAAGDLSDPHGTHRVCLSAIMQAVDRLKDEEWMKDCYVWLYRGAWQEWDIDQIEMAVPISPIELMRKRRAVFKHQSQKDRPLFPGSDPREFWQRAEDRNKGTADAYDKLGLAEYEAMEAFVRYHF
- a CDS encoding VOC family protein; protein product: MLQLKGIHHIAIICSDYHKSKRFYTEILGFQIVREVHREERQSYKLDLALHGQYVIELFSFPEPPARPSRPEARGLRHLAFEVDNVEVAVQALAEQGINCEEIRTDKLSGKRFTFFADPDDLPLELYEK
- a CDS encoding sigma-70 family RNA polymerase sigma factor; amino-acid sequence: MSQTQTISLYQPLLYAIALRMVGSLQDAEDIVQDTFMKWLTIDQEKIENTKAYLIRTVTNNCINHLNSFRKKKSEYFSNLKNSELLEKYRDFELPRFDLENELSEALALVHKKLEPVEKGIYLLREVFDYEYEDLQEIFGKKKENCRQLFSRAKEKLQQENRKKSSTDTQPLQLLESFKKACNFGQLSEFVNQVSHEVNKFTLQKK
- a CDS encoding M23 family metallopeptidase → MRSIFHSVYIFGIVFIAAACSSSKQLDQLFTRASPYEKYLQRLQKNELDRTALGADWLKAGKMSLEDSLLIEVPYHETGYFPPEKPKALSLRYPVQEGQQIHIALETLAQPEATIFIDVFSVEKDSSLELIHSADTLPQLQYEVEESGWHALRIQPELLRGGAYKLNINFQPSLAFPVSGIDSKAVGSFFGAPRDGGKRSHKGIDIFAPKGTPVLAVSDGVVGHRMQSGLGGKVVWLSSLEKRFRLYYAHLDSQAVKPGQRVSVGDTLGFVGNTGNARTTPPHLHFSIYKISRGAVDPYPFVHALLKEEQILAADPSEVGIAVRTSATLSNIRKGPTTDSEVIGRFPQYTWLNIEGKSNRWYRVALPDEQKGFIHDSLIEPLDEPTQQLELSEQDKFYFDNPYGSGAVRGDWIAGNTEVLANYDSLLFVRTSEGHHGWIDTEK